A genomic segment from Pseudoduganella chitinolytica encodes:
- a CDS encoding hybrid sensor histidine kinase/response regulator, which translates to MTALINILVVDDVPQNLIAIEALLARPGIALLKAASGAEALELLLVHEVALALVDVQMPHMDGFELAELIRGSERTRSIPLIFLTAASREPSYSFRGYEAGAVDFLYKPIDAKALVSKVNVFVELYQQKKQLSQQLEELRRALHLNEMFTAVLGHDLRTPLSVVMNGAMLLPMMTDHPKVAVTAQRIQSSAKRMASMVDQLLDLARIRTGDMQLKTAPHDLEQLCRAIADEFVVPERPSRVLVECNGDPVAPVDAGIFAQALSNLLGNALQHGAADHSVLVRVDGSAAERVAVVITNRGTIPDERLAHIFEPFQHRGGSRKSGQGLGLGLYTANTFVRAHGGELTVVSSEGVTVSTVTLPRAAERAVAHGLAA; encoded by the coding sequence GTGACAGCCTTGATCAATATCCTCGTCGTGGACGACGTCCCGCAGAACCTCATTGCCATCGAGGCCTTGCTGGCCCGGCCCGGCATCGCCTTGCTGAAGGCGGCTTCCGGCGCCGAGGCGCTGGAGCTGCTGCTCGTGCACGAGGTGGCGCTGGCGCTGGTGGACGTGCAGATGCCGCACATGGACGGCTTCGAGCTGGCTGAACTGATCCGCGGCAGCGAGCGCACCCGTTCCATCCCCCTGATCTTCCTGACGGCCGCCTCGCGCGAGCCCAGCTACAGCTTCCGTGGCTACGAGGCGGGCGCCGTCGACTTCCTGTACAAGCCGATCGACGCCAAGGCCCTCGTCAGCAAGGTCAACGTCTTCGTCGAGCTGTACCAGCAGAAGAAGCAGCTGTCGCAGCAACTCGAAGAGCTGCGCCGCGCGCTGCACCTGAACGAGATGTTTACCGCCGTGCTGGGGCACGACTTGCGTACGCCGCTGTCGGTCGTGATGAACGGCGCCATGTTGCTGCCGATGATGACGGACCACCCGAAGGTCGCCGTGACGGCGCAGCGCATCCAGAGCAGCGCGAAACGGATGGCGTCGATGGTGGACCAACTGCTCGACCTGGCGCGCATCCGCACCGGCGACATGCAGCTGAAGACGGCCCCGCACGACCTGGAGCAGCTGTGCCGGGCGATTGCCGACGAGTTTGTCGTGCCTGAGCGGCCATCGCGCGTGCTGGTCGAGTGCAACGGCGATCCGGTGGCCCCGGTGGACGCGGGCATCTTCGCACAGGCACTGTCCAATTTGCTGGGCAACGCGCTGCAGCATGGCGCGGCCGACCACTCGGTGCTGGTGCGGGTGGACGGCAGCGCCGCGGAGCGCGTCGCCGTCGTCATCACCAATCGCGGCACCATCCCCGATGAACGGTTGGCGCACATCTTCGAGCCGTTCCAGCACCGCGGCGGCAGCCGCAAATCGGGCCAGGGCCTGGGCCTTGGCCTCTACACGGCCAATACGTTCGTGCGTGCCCATGGCGGCGAGCTGACGGTCGTATCGAGCGAAGGCGTCACCGTGTCGACGGTGACGTTGCCACGCGCGGCGGAGCGCGCCGTCGCGCACGGACTGGCGGCATGA
- a CDS encoding GAF domain-containing protein has product MTFHLSDTTYGTDTPEAKQAMYADLRSQLTGLVHGETDWIANTANFSSLVFNTMPGLNWAGFYFLKTRDELVLGPFQGKPACIRIKRGRGVCGTTVEKGEAIVVADVHAFPGHIACDVNSRSELVVPLFSKGEIIGVFDLDSPLPNRFDAVDAEGIGSLVKILEQTLED; this is encoded by the coding sequence ATGACTTTCCATCTCAGCGACACCACCTACGGCACCGATACGCCGGAAGCCAAACAAGCGATGTACGCCGACCTGCGCTCGCAGTTGACGGGCCTCGTGCACGGCGAAACCGACTGGATCGCCAACACGGCCAACTTCAGCTCCCTGGTGTTCAATACGATGCCGGGCCTGAACTGGGCCGGCTTCTACTTCCTGAAGACGCGGGACGAACTGGTGCTGGGCCCGTTCCAGGGCAAGCCCGCCTGCATCCGCATCAAGCGCGGGCGCGGCGTCTGCGGGACGACGGTGGAAAAAGGCGAGGCGATCGTCGTGGCGGACGTGCATGCGTTCCCCGGCCACATCGCATGCGACGTCAACTCGCGTTCGGAGCTGGTCGTGCCCCTGTTCTCGAAGGGGGAGATCATCGGCGTGTTCGACCTGGACAGCCCGTTGCCGAACCGCTTCGACGCGGTGGACGCGGAGGGAATCGGCTCGCTCGTGAAGATTCTCGAGCAGACGCTCGAAGACTAG
- a CDS encoding OmpA family protein produces the protein MTWPRKIASSTLHALGLIFGKILPLLATVTIVGLVVAGTKSLRSRPADETIFLYNATQGYDKQSIPSDQLFAFASATLSEPSKKMLAEVATELKKSQPSKIIVVGHTDSIGDAAMNQRLSQERANAVRRQLLLAEVESPSLIAVGVGDRFPIVDQATCKGKPEPELIKCLDKNRRVEIWSRPAQ, from the coding sequence ATGACCTGGCCACGCAAGATTGCCTCTTCGACGCTACACGCGCTTGGCCTGATTTTCGGCAAAATTCTTCCATTGCTGGCAACCGTCACAATCGTCGGGTTGGTCGTCGCCGGCACGAAATCGCTGCGCTCCCGTCCAGCGGATGAGACCATCTTTCTTTACAACGCGACGCAGGGCTATGACAAGCAGTCGATCCCCTCGGATCAGTTGTTCGCGTTCGCGTCGGCGACCTTGTCCGAGCCAAGCAAAAAAATGTTGGCTGAAGTTGCGACGGAGCTGAAAAAAAGCCAGCCAAGCAAAATCATCGTCGTGGGCCATACGGATTCCATCGGTGACGCCGCCATGAATCAGCGACTAAGCCAGGAACGGGCAAACGCGGTGCGCCGACAGCTTCTGCTGGCGGAAGTTGAGTCCCCATCATTGATAGCGGTAGGCGTAGGCGACCGTTTTCCCATCGTCGACCAGGCAACGTGCAAGGGCAAGCCGGAGCCCGAGCTGATCAAATGCCTCGACAAGAATCGCCGGGTGGAAATCTGGTCCAGGCCAGCTCAGTAG
- the mutS gene encoding DNA mismatch repair protein MutS — MNVPAEINAAAVKHSPAEKVTPMMQQYLRIKAEHPSMLVFYRMGDFYELFFDDAEKAARVLGITLTARGSQGGVPIKMAGVPFHSLDGYLAKLVKLGESCAICEQIGDPATSKGPVERKVVRIVTPGTLTDSDLLPEKSERPLLAMFVMGQRKQHTAGLAWLSLASGNLRLMEFSGEARAVQARLQQELERIVPAEILRADSGELFDEITICHVNNVPEWHFDVVHGHKALLDQLGVATLTGFGADGMGAAFGAAGALLRYAQSTQGRGLQHVKSLTCETENEFIGLDAATRRNLELTETIRGQESPTLFSLLDGCRTAMGSRLLRHWLHHARRDQSVARARHDAIAALMQDDATGSLSYHLQHVPDIERITTRVALLTARPRDLAALRDGLQQLPKLQKSVERVLALDNAASLLRRIHDALATPEACVDLLVRAVMPEPATMVRDGGVIARGFDAELDELRGLSENAGQYLVELEARERARTGIANLRVEYNRVHGFYIEVTNGQADKVPDDYRRRQTLKNCERYITPELKAFEDKALSAQDKALAREKILYDQLLADLAPFIGTLQSIAQGVAQLDTLTALTDHALRNNWCAPKLVPHACIDIVEGRHPVVENQIERFIANDCKLVDERRLLLITGPNMGGKSTFMRQVALITLLAYIGSYVPAASATIGPIDRVFTRIGATDDLAGGRSTFMVEMTEAATILNGATEHSLVLMDEIGRGTSTFDGLALAWAIARHLIDTSRSFTLFATHYFELTQLPESHPTAANVHLSAVEHKDSIVFLHAVQDGPASQSYGLQVAQLAGVPQPVIKAARKHLARLEAQALDATPQLDLFAAPVPDCDDEDAAAPPPAVDPALQALMDALDELDPDALTPREALDRLYQLKHLAATPA; from the coding sequence ATGAACGTTCCAGCCGAAATCAACGCCGCCGCCGTCAAGCACAGCCCTGCCGAAAAAGTCACCCCCATGATGCAGCAATACCTGCGCATCAAGGCGGAACACCCGTCGATGCTGGTGTTCTACCGCATGGGCGACTTCTACGAGCTGTTCTTCGACGATGCCGAGAAGGCCGCGCGGGTGCTGGGGATCACGTTGACGGCGCGCGGCTCGCAGGGCGGCGTGCCGATCAAGATGGCGGGCGTGCCCTTCCACTCGCTGGACGGCTACCTGGCCAAGCTGGTCAAGCTGGGCGAGTCGTGCGCCATCTGCGAGCAGATCGGCGATCCCGCCACCAGCAAGGGCCCCGTCGAACGCAAGGTGGTGCGCATCGTCACCCCCGGCACGCTGACCGATTCGGACCTGCTGCCGGAGAAGTCGGAACGCCCGCTGCTGGCCATGTTCGTCATGGGCCAGCGCAAGCAGCACACCGCCGGCCTGGCGTGGCTGTCGCTCGCTTCGGGCAACCTGCGCCTGATGGAATTCTCGGGCGAGGCGCGCGCCGTCCAGGCGCGCCTGCAGCAGGAACTGGAACGCATCGTGCCGGCCGAGATCCTGCGCGCCGACAGCGGCGAACTGTTCGACGAGATCACGATCTGCCACGTCAACAACGTGCCGGAATGGCACTTCGACGTCGTGCACGGCCACAAGGCCCTGCTGGACCAGCTGGGCGTGGCCACGCTGACGGGCTTCGGCGCCGATGGCATGGGCGCCGCGTTCGGCGCGGCCGGCGCGCTGCTGCGCTATGCCCAGTCCACGCAAGGGCGCGGCCTGCAGCACGTGAAGAGCCTGACGTGCGAGACGGAGAACGAATTCATCGGCCTGGATGCGGCCACGCGGCGCAACCTGGAGCTGACGGAAACCATCCGCGGGCAGGAGTCGCCGACGTTGTTCTCGCTGCTGGACGGCTGCCGCACGGCGATGGGTTCGCGTTTGCTGCGCCACTGGCTGCACCACGCGCGGCGCGACCAATCGGTGGCGCGCGCCCGCCACGATGCCATCGCGGCGCTGATGCAGGACGACGCCACCGGCTCGCTGTCGTACCACCTGCAGCACGTGCCCGACATCGAGCGCATCACCACGCGCGTGGCGCTGCTGACGGCGCGTCCGCGCGACCTCGCCGCCCTGCGCGACGGCTTGCAGCAGCTGCCCAAGCTGCAGAAGTCGGTGGAGCGCGTGCTGGCCCTGGACAATGCCGCCAGTTTGCTGCGTCGCATCCACGACGCGCTGGCCACGCCCGAGGCGTGCGTCGACCTGCTGGTGCGCGCCGTGATGCCGGAGCCGGCGACGATGGTGCGCGACGGCGGCGTCATCGCGCGCGGCTTCGATGCTGAGCTGGACGAGCTGCGCGGCCTGTCCGAGAACGCCGGCCAGTACCTGGTCGAACTGGAAGCGCGCGAGCGCGCCCGTACCGGCATCGCCAACCTGCGCGTGGAATACAACCGCGTGCACGGCTTCTACATCGAGGTCACCAACGGCCAGGCCGACAAGGTGCCGGACGACTACCGCCGCCGCCAGACACTGAAGAACTGCGAACGCTACATCACGCCGGAACTGAAGGCGTTCGAGGACAAGGCACTGTCGGCCCAGGACAAGGCCCTGGCGCGCGAGAAAATCCTGTACGACCAGCTGCTGGCCGACCTGGCGCCCTTCATCGGCACGCTGCAGTCGATCGCGCAAGGCGTCGCGCAGCTGGACACCCTGACGGCGCTGACGGATCACGCGCTGCGCAACAACTGGTGCGCGCCCAAGCTGGTGCCGCACGCGTGCATCGACATCGTAGAGGGCCGCCACCCCGTCGTGGAAAACCAGATCGAGCGCTTCATCGCCAACGACTGCAAGCTCGTCGACGAGCGCCGCCTGCTGCTGATCACGGGCCCGAACATGGGCGGTAAATCGACGTTCATGCGCCAGGTCGCGCTGATCACGCTGTTGGCCTACATCGGCAGCTACGTGCCGGCCGCCAGCGCGACGATCGGTCCGATCGACCGCGTCTTCACCCGCATCGGCGCGACCGACGACCTGGCGGGCGGGCGCTCCACCTTCATGGTGGAGATGACGGAAGCGGCCACGATCCTGAACGGCGCCACCGAGCATTCGCTGGTACTGATGGACGAGATCGGGCGCGGCACCTCGACCTTCGACGGCCTCGCGCTGGCCTGGGCCATCGCGCGCCACCTGATCGACACGAGCCGCAGCTTCACGCTGTTCGCCACCCACTACTTCGAGCTGACGCAGCTGCCGGAAAGCCATCCGACGGCGGCCAACGTGCACCTGTCGGCCGTCGAGCACAAGGACAGCATCGTGTTCCTGCACGCGGTGCAGGACGGTCCCGCCTCGCAAAGTTACGGCCTGCAGGTGGCGCAACTGGCCGGCGTGCCGCAGCCCGTCATCAAGGCCGCGCGCAAGCACCTGGCGCGCCTGGAAGCGCAGGCACTGGACGCCACGCCGCAGCTGGACCTGTTCGCGGCCCCGGTGCCCGATTGCGACGACGAGGACGCTGCGGCTCCGCCGCCGGCAGTCGACCCTGCCTTGCAGGCGCTGATGGACGCACTGGACGAGCTCGATCCGGACGCCCTGACGCCGCGCGAGGCGCTGGACCGGCTGTACCAGCTCAAGCACCTCGCGGCCACGCCCGCATGA
- a CDS encoding aldo/keto reductase, which yields MKTRKLADMEVAALGLGCMGMSEFYGPSDDADSLRTLARAADEGVTLFDTADTYGLGHNEELLGRFLEGRHGQVRIATKFGLVRKPGSYERRIDNSPAYIRAACEASLRRLDVDTIDLYYAHRLDPAAPLEETVGALARLVEEGKVRAIGLCEVTPATLRRAAAIHPIAAVQSEYSLWTRDPEDGVLQACRELGAVFCAYSPLGRGFLTGTVDTASLAPGDFRSANARFTGATGQANARLADTVRALAAAKGCTPAQLALAWLLARGEHVLPIPGTRRVDRLLENLGALDVRLTDADVGTIDEAFPPGIAAGERYSPEGMKGVNV from the coding sequence ATGAAGACACGCAAACTGGCGGACATGGAGGTAGCGGCCCTGGGCCTGGGCTGCATGGGCATGTCCGAGTTCTATGGTCCCAGCGACGATGCCGACTCGCTGCGCACCTTGGCGCGGGCGGCGGACGAAGGCGTCACGCTGTTCGACACGGCCGATACCTATGGCCTGGGCCACAACGAGGAGCTGCTGGGGCGCTTCCTCGAGGGGCGGCACGGCCAGGTCCGCATCGCCACCAAGTTCGGGCTGGTGCGCAAGCCGGGCAGCTACGAGCGCCGCATCGACAACAGCCCCGCCTACATCCGCGCCGCCTGCGAAGCATCGCTGCGCCGCCTGGACGTCGACACGATCGACCTGTACTACGCGCACCGGCTCGACCCGGCTGCGCCGCTGGAGGAGACGGTGGGCGCGCTGGCCCGGCTGGTAGAGGAGGGCAAGGTGCGCGCCATCGGGCTGTGCGAGGTGACGCCGGCCACGCTGCGCCGCGCCGCCGCCATCCATCCGATCGCCGCCGTGCAGAGCGAATACTCACTGTGGACACGCGACCCGGAGGATGGCGTACTGCAGGCTTGTCGGGAGCTGGGCGCCGTGTTCTGCGCCTACAGCCCGCTGGGGCGCGGCTTCCTCACGGGCACCGTCGACACGGCCAGCCTGGCACCCGGCGACTTCCGCAGCGCCAATGCGCGCTTTACCGGCGCGACCGGGCAGGCCAATGCCCGCCTGGCCGACACCGTGCGTGCCTTGGCCGCAGCCAAGGGCTGCACCCCGGCCCAGCTGGCGCTGGCGTGGCTGCTGGCACGGGGCGAACACGTGCTGCCGATTCCCGGTACGCGGCGCGTCGACCGGCTGCTGGAAAACCTGGGCGCCCTGGACGTGCGGCTGACAGACGCCGACGTGGGCACGATCGATGAAGCGTTCCCGCCCGGGATTGCCGCCGGCGAGCGCTACTCGCCAGAGGGCATGAAAGGCGTGAACGTTTGA
- a CDS encoding LysR substrate-binding domain-containing protein has translation MRPIDTRALELFVAVATCLNFRQAAERLHMTQPPLSRAIRQLEERLGQRLFERNTQHVALTVAGTALLPRAQRILALLDDALGAVRAQGDGTAPPLRLGLTTSVEAGSFQPLTEALARALPRAPVLHADASPKLVAALRAGRLDAAVIALPTRTFDLAVQPLGPQPMLAALPAEHALARRRRVALADLAHDKLFWFERARQPAFFDHCHAVFARHGFAPPLLREPQDHHVLLAGIAAGQGVALLPASFAALRLRGVAYRPLREGVELAVGLGLALAGGTHPALATLQRIARLHLAEAGPARRGKTG, from the coding sequence ATGAGACCGATCGATACACGCGCATTGGAACTGTTCGTGGCCGTCGCCACGTGCCTGAACTTTCGCCAGGCGGCGGAGCGGCTGCACATGACGCAGCCGCCCCTCAGCCGCGCGATCCGCCAGCTGGAAGAGCGGCTGGGCCAGCGCCTGTTCGAGCGCAACACGCAGCACGTGGCGCTGACGGTGGCCGGCACGGCACTGCTGCCGCGCGCGCAGCGCATCCTGGCGCTGCTGGACGATGCGTTGGGTGCTGTGCGAGCGCAGGGCGACGGCACGGCGCCGCCCCTGCGCCTGGGGTTGACGACGTCGGTGGAGGCGGGCTCGTTCCAGCCGTTGACGGAGGCACTGGCGCGGGCGCTGCCGCGGGCGCCGGTGTTGCACGCGGATGCTTCGCCGAAGCTGGTCGCGGCCCTGCGCGCCGGCCGGCTCGACGCCGCCGTCATCGCGCTGCCCACGCGCACGTTCGACCTGGCGGTCCAGCCGCTCGGGCCGCAGCCGATGCTGGCGGCACTGCCGGCCGAGCATGCGCTGGCGCGCCGCCGCCGGGTCGCGCTGGCCGACCTGGCGCACGACAAGCTGTTCTGGTTCGAGCGCGCGCGCCAGCCGGCGTTCTTCGACCATTGCCATGCCGTGTTCGCGCGCCACGGCTTTGCACCGCCCCTGCTGCGCGAGCCGCAGGACCATCACGTGCTGCTGGCGGGGATCGCGGCCGGCCAGGGGGTGGCGCTGCTGCCGGCGTCGTTTGCCGCGCTGCGCCTGCGCGGCGTGGCCTACCGGCCGCTGCGCGAAGGTGTCGAGCTGGCCGTCGGGCTGGGCCTGGCGCTGGCGGGCGGCACGCATCCGGCGCTGGCCACGCTGCAGCGCATCGCCCGCCTGCACCTGGCCGAGGCAGGGCCGGCGCGGCGCGGCAAAACCGGGTAA
- a CDS encoding HDOD domain-containing protein, producing the protein MEKEKLKDFAAIVAEAQRGELVFPTSVNAALSLQLCLADPACHDEDVIRKLLAEPVLAARAVALANSAVFRSNGAALATSVRTAVMRLGYRNLYSLAAAMVVRQFGARIAEPVLRGQAEQLWRYTAHVAALAYVIAQRITHVDADTALFAGIMHEVGGFYLLGRADALPGLLDDPEEWMGAAQEIIAREIMNKLQVPEPVALAIVSLRGGAIGIPPQGLRDTLLLARQLSPVASPLPYTEDLALTRTPALTRYLNEPDVATLLDEAADQAKSMSAALLV; encoded by the coding sequence ATGGAAAAGGAAAAATTGAAGGATTTCGCCGCCATCGTGGCCGAGGCGCAGCGGGGGGAACTGGTGTTTCCCACCAGCGTCAACGCGGCGCTGTCATTGCAGCTGTGCCTGGCCGACCCGGCCTGCCACGACGAGGACGTCATCCGCAAATTGCTGGCCGAGCCGGTATTGGCCGCGCGCGCGGTGGCGTTGGCCAACTCGGCCGTGTTCCGTTCGAACGGTGCCGCGCTGGCCACCAGCGTGCGCACGGCCGTCATGCGGCTCGGTTACCGCAACCTGTATTCGCTGGCGGCGGCCATGGTGGTGCGCCAGTTCGGTGCCCGTATTGCCGAGCCCGTGCTGCGCGGGCAGGCCGAGCAGTTGTGGCGCTATACGGCGCACGTGGCCGCGCTGGCCTACGTGATCGCGCAGCGCATCACCCACGTCGATGCCGATACCGCGCTGTTCGCGGGGATCATGCATGAAGTGGGCGGCTTTTACCTGCTGGGGCGGGCCGACGCGCTGCCCGGCCTGCTGGACGATCCGGAAGAGTGGATGGGCGCGGCGCAGGAGATCATCGCGCGCGAGATCATGAACAAGCTGCAGGTGCCCGAGCCGGTGGCGCTGGCCATCGTGTCGCTGCGCGGCGGCGCCATCGGCATTCCGCCGCAGGGCCTGCGCGACACGCTGCTGCTGGCGCGGCAGCTGTCGCCGGTCGCGTCGCCGCTGCCGTACACGGAAGACCTGGCGCTGACGCGCACGCCGGCCTTGACGCGCTACCTCAACGAGCCGGACGTGGCCACGCTGCTGGACGAGGCGGCCGACCAGGCCAAGTCGATGAGCGCAGCGCTGCTGGTGTAA